The proteins below come from a single Candidatus Binatota bacterium genomic window:
- a CDS encoding flavodoxin-dependent (E)-4-hydroxy-3-methylbut-2-enyl-diphosphate synthase has translation MDIKRKSTRAVAVGTVVIGDGNRIAVQSMTATPTSDAAATLEQVNALHAVGADLVRVAVDSRADADALADIRKGTDANLVVDLQENYRLAERVAPWVDKLRYNPGHLYHHERERSWQDKVRMIAGVAADNDCALRVGVNCGSVDPELADRYGPGDAVTPMVESATAHSDFLDSIGFTRYCVSLKDSDPAQVVDANLRFSEQRPGVPLHLGVTEAGLPPDGVIKTRIAFEQLLARGVGDTLRVSLTVPNDRKCEEIEAARSILADVAAGRVRSVVDYGLPGLNIISCPSCSRVENEAFVQLAEDVRDLTAYARDHRLTIAIMGCRVNGPGETDDADLGLWCAPTFVNLKRGPESLGSYSYEEILPRLRAELDQIIASQVAAEGA, from the coding sequence ATGGACATCAAACGAAAAAGCACCCGCGCTGTCGCCGTAGGCACGGTAGTTATAGGCGATGGCAATCGCATTGCCGTCCAAAGCATGACTGCCACGCCTACGAGCGACGCGGCGGCCACGCTCGAGCAGGTCAACGCGCTGCACGCGGTTGGCGCGGATCTCGTGAGGGTGGCCGTAGACAGTCGCGCTGACGCCGATGCCCTGGCCGACATACGCAAGGGTACAGATGCCAACCTGGTGGTGGACCTGCAGGAGAACTACCGCCTCGCGGAAAGGGTCGCGCCCTGGGTGGACAAGTTGCGCTATAACCCCGGGCATCTTTATCACCACGAGCGTGAGCGGTCCTGGCAGGACAAGGTCCGTATGATCGCGGGTGTCGCCGCAGACAACGACTGCGCGCTGCGGGTCGGCGTCAACTGCGGCTCGGTGGACCCTGAGCTCGCCGACCGTTACGGGCCCGGCGACGCCGTGACGCCCATGGTGGAGAGCGCCACCGCTCACTCGGACTTTCTCGACTCTATCGGTTTTACCCGCTACTGCGTATCGCTCAAGGATTCCGACCCCGCCCAGGTGGTCGACGCCAACCTGCGCTTCAGTGAACAGCGCCCCGGGGTGCCCCTGCACCTGGGCGTTACCGAGGCTGGCCTTCCACCCGACGGAGTCATCAAGACGCGCATCGCTTTTGAGCAGTTGCTGGCCCGTGGCGTAGGCGACACCCTGCGCGTGTCACTCACCGTACCCAACGATCGCAAGTGCGAAGAAATCGAGGCTGCGCGCAGCATCCTCGCCGACGTAGCGGCTGGCCGCGTGCGCAGCGTGGTCGACTACGGCCTGCCCGGACTCAACATTATCAGCTGCCCGAGTTGTTCGCGGGTAGAGAACGAGGCCTTCGTGCAGCTGGCCGAAGACGTGCGCGATCTCACGGCTTATGCCCGCGACCACAGGCTCACCATTGCCATCATGGGTTGCAGGGTAAACGGCCCCGGCGAGACCGATGACGCCGACCTCGGGCTGTGGTGCGCGCCAACCTTTGTGAACCTCAAGCGTGGGCCCGAGAGCCTGGGCTCGTATTCCTATGAAGAGATACTGCCGCGCCTGCGCGCCGAACTCGACCAGATCATTGCCTCGCAGGTTGCGGCCGAGGGAGCTTGA
- a CDS encoding DUF4212 domain-containing protein: protein MKDSIAERYWRTNLKIMAVLLLIWAVTSFGLGIIGAPALNEIRLGGFPLGFWFAQQGSIIVFVLLIGIYAALMNRVDDRHHRELQKERSEGAGK, encoded by the coding sequence ATGAAAGATTCTATCGCCGAGCGCTACTGGCGCACCAACTTGAAGATCATGGCCGTGCTGCTGCTCATCTGGGCGGTGACGAGCTTCGGCCTGGGCATAATCGGCGCGCCGGCCCTCAACGAGATACGCCTCGGTGGTTTCCCGTTGGGCTTCTGGTTCGCCCAACAGGGCAGCATCATCGTCTTCGTGTTGTTGATCGGCATCTACGCCGCCCTCATGAACCGCGTGGACGACCGCCACCACCGCGAGCTGCAGAAAGAGCGTAGCGAGGGGGCGGGCAAATGA
- a CDS encoding nitroreductase, whose protein sequence is MPLAEAMSTQRAIRRLTDDPVDDGLVLRLLELALKAPTGSNAQNWEFVVVRDPAVKAALGRQNMRMWKIYGGLGRWLARNDEGQQRILNAVQWQADHFEDIPVIVVACLRSIIPPWPPMAATGLYGSIYPSVQNLLLAARAAGLGAALITLPLWSTIKARRILGLPWKVTPCAVIPLGWPRGRYGPTTRRPVGDVVSLDNYGNRPWAGQGAEG, encoded by the coding sequence ATGCCACTGGCCGAGGCGATGAGCACGCAGAGGGCGATACGCCGACTCACCGACGACCCGGTAGATGATGGCCTGGTGCTGCGCCTGCTCGAACTGGCGCTCAAGGCGCCCACCGGTTCGAACGCGCAGAACTGGGAGTTCGTTGTCGTGAGGGACCCCGCGGTCAAGGCCGCACTGGGGCGGCAGAATATGCGCATGTGGAAAATCTACGGCGGCCTCGGGCGCTGGTTGGCGCGCAACGACGAGGGCCAGCAGCGCATCCTGAATGCCGTGCAGTGGCAGGCCGATCATTTTGAAGACATCCCGGTGATCGTTGTGGCCTGCCTCAGGAGCATCATTCCGCCGTGGCCTCCCATGGCAGCCACGGGCTTGTACGGTTCGATCTACCCCTCGGTCCAGAACCTGTTGCTGGCCGCGCGCGCGGCCGGGCTGGGCGCGGCGCTGATAACCCTGCCCCTGTGGAGCACCATAAAGGCCCGTCGTATTCTCGGCCTGCCGTGGAAGGTCACCCCCTGCGCGGTTATTCCCCTGGGCTGGCCGCGGGGACGTTACGGGCCCACCACCCGCCGTCCGGTGGGCGATGTCGTGTCGTTGGACAACTACGGCAACAGGCCCTGGGCGGGGCAGGGCGCCGAGGGATAA
- a CDS encoding MOSC domain-containing protein → MLRVDRVTALAGRGLDGDRYCERSGYWTGVDECQVTLISAEDLDAITRDTGVAVGEGQHRRNIVVRGMIEGGAVEGAGLQALAGLRFRLGSALFEYDRPRPPCAYIEALTEPGMTRSLLGRGGICVRVIEDGSVGEGDEIVVAEPRG, encoded by the coding sequence ATGTTGCGCGTGGACCGCGTGACGGCCCTGGCCGGCCGCGGACTTGACGGCGACCGTTACTGTGAACGCAGCGGTTACTGGACCGGCGTTGACGAATGCCAGGTGACCTTGATAAGCGCCGAGGATCTTGACGCCATTACCCGTGACACGGGCGTGGCCGTGGGCGAGGGCCAGCACCGGCGCAATATCGTCGTGCGCGGTATGATAGAGGGCGGTGCGGTAGAGGGAGCTGGCCTGCAAGCGCTGGCCGGGCTGCGTTTCAGGTTGGGCAGCGCGCTGTTCGAGTACGACCGGCCTCGTCCGCCCTGCGCCTACATCGAGGCGCTCACCGAGCCTGGCATGACCCGTTCGCTGCTCGGCCGCGGTGGCATCTGCGTGCGCGTGATCGAGGACGGTAGCGTGGGCGAGGGCGACGAGATCGTGGTGGCAGAGCCCCGCGGCTGA
- a CDS encoding long-chain-acyl-CoA synthetase produces MFEGLSRELRTIRVLGRTGLKMLRFKPGGMHTVAGQLEEQVDRTPSATALRFEGESVSYRNMDEAANRVAAWARSQGVGHGDVVALLMENRPEFIITWFGLAKLGAVTALINTNLAGAQLAHAITVSGARELVVSAALAERWTEITDELQDAPRAWVSCGEHEGCLPLDPVLATASSERPPASLRQNARSRDDLFYIYTSGTTGNPKAAHFSNFRFLGVGAAYTVLADAGPNDKVYCVLPLYHSSGGVIAVATALLNGGCLVIRRRFSASAFWRECTEEGVTIFLYIGELCRYLLHGEPSEYDRAHSVRCAVGNGLRPDIWEEFRDRFGLAEIREFYGATEANFALINVDNTVGSVGRVPAWAKPMLPVELVRYDVESDSHPRDADDFMIACETDEVGEAVCRMPADKGRPVAEFEGYTDREASERKVLRDVFESGDRWYRSGDLLRRDANGYYYFVDRIGDTFRWKGENVSTNEVAEQLTACTGVSEATVYGVEVPGADGRAGMAALVVDGELDLEKLYSEVTGSLAAYAQPLFLRLVEVVDVTGTFKHRKTDLVREGFDPAVVADPVLFRDDEAGCYAPLDEALRKQIVDGSVRV; encoded by the coding sequence ATGTTCGAAGGACTGTCGAGAGAATTGAGGACGATAAGGGTCCTTGGCAGGACCGGCCTGAAGATGTTGCGCTTCAAGCCCGGCGGCATGCACACCGTGGCCGGCCAGCTCGAAGAGCAGGTCGACCGTACACCCTCGGCAACCGCGCTGCGTTTCGAGGGTGAATCGGTGAGTTACCGGAACATGGACGAGGCCGCCAACCGGGTGGCGGCGTGGGCGCGTTCGCAGGGGGTGGGGCACGGCGACGTCGTGGCGCTGCTGATGGAGAACCGCCCCGAGTTCATAATCACCTGGTTCGGACTGGCCAAGCTCGGGGCCGTGACTGCGCTGATCAACACCAACCTCGCGGGTGCCCAGCTGGCCCACGCGATCACGGTGTCGGGCGCGCGGGAGCTGGTTGTCAGCGCCGCGCTGGCCGAGCGCTGGACGGAGATCACCGATGAGTTGCAGGACGCGCCCCGCGCCTGGGTGAGCTGTGGCGAGCACGAGGGCTGTTTGCCGCTGGACCCGGTGCTGGCCACAGCTTCGAGCGAACGGCCGCCGGCCTCGCTGCGCCAGAACGCCCGCTCGCGTGACGATCTTTTTTATATCTACACCTCGGGTACCACCGGCAATCCCAAGGCCGCTCACTTCAGTAACTTTCGTTTTCTCGGAGTTGGCGCGGCCTACACGGTGCTGGCCGACGCCGGGCCCAACGACAAGGTGTATTGCGTGCTGCCCCTGTATCACTCGAGCGGCGGCGTGATCGCGGTCGCGACGGCGCTGCTCAACGGCGGCTGCCTGGTCATCAGGCGGCGTTTTTCAGCGTCGGCGTTCTGGCGCGAGTGCACTGAAGAAGGCGTCACCATCTTCCTGTACATCGGTGAGCTGTGTCGCTACCTGCTCCACGGTGAGCCGAGCGAATATGATCGCGCGCACTCGGTCAGGTGCGCGGTGGGCAACGGTCTGCGGCCCGACATCTGGGAAGAGTTTCGGGATCGCTTCGGCCTGGCCGAAATACGCGAGTTCTACGGTGCCACCGAGGCCAACTTTGCGCTCATAAACGTAGATAACACCGTGGGCTCGGTAGGGCGCGTGCCGGCCTGGGCCAAGCCCATGCTGCCCGTGGAGCTGGTGCGCTACGACGTCGAGTCCGATTCCCATCCGCGTGACGCGGACGATTTTATGATCGCCTGTGAGACCGACGAGGTGGGCGAGGCCGTGTGCCGGATGCCGGCCGACAAGGGCCGCCCGGTGGCCGAGTTCGAAGGCTACACCGACAGGGAGGCCTCGGAGCGCAAGGTATTGAGGGACGTGTTCGAGAGCGGCGACCGCTGGTACCGCAGCGGCGACCTGCTCAGGCGCGACGCCAACGGTTACTACTACTTCGTGGATCGCATCGGCGATACCTTTCGCTGGAAGGGCGAGAACGTATCCACCAACGAGGTGGCTGAGCAGCTCACGGCCTGCACGGGAGTGAGCGAGGCCACGGTCTACGGCGTAGAGGTGCCGGGCGCGGACGGCAGGGCCGGCATGGCGGCCCTGGTTGTTGATGGCGAGCTCGACCTCGAGAAGCTGTACAGCGAGGTGACGGGTTCACTGGCGGCTTACGCGCAGCCACTGTTCCTGCGCCTGGTGGAGGTCGTGGACGTGACGGGTACCTTCAAGCACCGTAAGACGGACTTGGTACGCGAGGGTTTTGATCCCGCGGTGGTGGCCGACCCGGTGCTGTTTCGCGACGACGAGGCCGGCTGTTACGCGCCACTCGACGAGGCACTGCGAAAGCAAATAGTAGACGGTAGCGTCAGGGTCTGA
- the pdxH gene encoding pyridoxamine 5'-phosphate oxidase, with product MAIDPVKRFNRWFSEARRAGITLPEACAMATVDSRGRPTLRYLLLKQAGPDGFVFYTNAQSDKGEQLRNNPAAALAFYWDATGRQVRIEGTATLLSAATADKYWATRPRGSQLAAAVSQQSRTLFDRSRMMAEYRHLEKNSEGQDIKRPDYWKGYSIKPRRIEFWTRREPRLHHRELFVRRNGEWTSRLLQP from the coding sequence ATGGCCATAGACCCCGTAAAACGATTCAATCGCTGGTTCTCCGAAGCCAGGCGAGCCGGCATAACCCTGCCCGAAGCCTGCGCCATGGCCACTGTAGACAGCCGCGGCCGCCCAACGCTGCGCTACCTGTTACTCAAGCAGGCCGGCCCCGACGGTTTTGTTTTCTATACCAACGCCCAGAGCGACAAGGGCGAGCAGCTGCGCAACAACCCGGCCGCCGCGCTGGCGTTCTACTGGGATGCCACCGGACGACAGGTGCGCATAGAAGGAACCGCCACGCTGCTATCGGCCGCGACGGCCGACAAGTACTGGGCCACCCGTCCCCGCGGCAGCCAGCTGGCCGCGGCTGTATCGCAACAGAGCCGAACTTTGTTCGACCGCTCACGGATGATGGCCGAGTATCGTCACCTGGAGAAAAACAGCGAAGGCCAGGACATCAAGCGCCCCGACTACTGGAAGGGGTACTCCATCAAGCCTCGGCGCATCGAATTCTGGACGCGGCGGGAACCACGACTGCATCACCGGGAATTGTTCGTAAGGCGCAACGGGGAGTGGACCAGCCGCCTGCTGCAACCCTGA
- a CDS encoding SDR family oxidoreductase produces the protein MELKGKKALVTGGGVGIGRATALALAAAGCHVAVNYSRSREDCEATAAEIEGLGVKSLAVKADVGNDEQVRAMVAETVEVLGGLDVLVNNAGVTCFVPHDDLEGVSDEDWERIFDTNVRGTFYCTRAAADALKAGEGGAVVNLSSVAGVYGMGSSIPYCASKAAINSLTVTTSRVMAPEVRVNAVAPGFVDTRWWKDREHYDVIKQMAAEATPLKRVAGPDDVAQTIMGLLRADMVTGDIVVMDGGMGQAHG, from the coding sequence ATGGAACTTAAAGGGAAAAAGGCGCTTGTAACCGGTGGTGGTGTGGGCATAGGACGGGCCACGGCGCTGGCACTGGCGGCTGCCGGCTGCCACGTGGCGGTAAACTACTCGCGCTCGCGCGAGGATTGTGAGGCCACCGCGGCAGAGATCGAAGGGCTGGGCGTCAAGTCGCTTGCCGTCAAGGCCGACGTGGGCAACGACGAGCAGGTGCGAGCGATGGTGGCCGAGACGGTCGAAGTACTGGGAGGTCTCGACGTGCTGGTGAACAACGCCGGCGTGACCTGCTTCGTGCCCCACGACGATCTCGAGGGCGTGAGCGACGAGGACTGGGAACGTATTTTTGACACCAACGTGCGCGGCACCTTCTACTGCACGCGCGCGGCGGCCGATGCGCTCAAGGCCGGTGAGGGCGGCGCGGTGGTCAACCTGTCGAGCGTGGCCGGCGTCTACGGCATGGGCAGTTCGATTCCCTACTGTGCTTCGAAGGCCGCTATCAACAGTCTCACGGTCACTACCTCGAGGGTCATGGCCCCCGAGGTCAGGGTCAACGCCGTGGCGCCGGGCTTCGTTGACACCCGTTGGTGGAAGGATCGCGAACACTACGACGTTATCAAGCAGATGGCAGCCGAGGCGACCCCGCTCAAGCGCGTGGCGGGACCCGACGACGTGGCGCAAACCATCATGGGCTTGCTGCGGGCCGACATGGTGACGGGCGACATCGTGGTGATGGACGGTGGAATGGGCCAGGCACACGGCTGA
- a CDS encoding VOC family protein: MEINGIAHVMLTVSDFEACRVFWGHLLPELGLTPLIDSADNYYCIGGRTAIGIQRGDVGDRFDQQRSGLHHVCLRARERQDVDTLHELLLKMGATIVHPPREDEWAPGYYSLLFEDPDGIRVEMNHVPGKGWIKKD, translated from the coding sequence ATGGAAATAAACGGTATAGCTCACGTGATGTTGACGGTGAGTGACTTCGAGGCCTGCAGGGTCTTCTGGGGCCACCTTCTGCCCGAGCTCGGGCTGACGCCGCTCATAGACAGCGCCGACAACTACTACTGCATAGGAGGCCGCACCGCTATCGGAATACAGAGGGGTGATGTCGGCGACCGCTTTGACCAGCAGCGCAGCGGCTTGCACCACGTCTGCCTGCGCGCGCGCGAGCGCCAGGATGTAGACACGCTGCACGAGCTACTCCTCAAGATGGGCGCTACCATCGTTCACCCGCCGCGCGAAGACGAGTGGGCTCCCGGCTACTACTCGCTGTTGTTCGAAGATCCCGACGGGATACGCGTGGAGATGAACCACGTGCCCGGCAAGGGCTGGATCAAGAAGGACTGA
- a CDS encoding DoxX family membrane protein, producing the protein METRLTMVIRILLGLAMFVFGLNKFLHFMPTPEHHGAAAEFLGSLAASGYIFPMVGVVETVCGFLLLTGLFVPLALILLAPVTLNIVAFHAFLDPAGIAVAALLAVLHVYLGVANIDRFNALLRSR; encoded by the coding sequence ATGGAAACGCGATTGACGATGGTTATACGAATTCTGTTGGGCCTGGCGATGTTCGTGTTCGGACTCAACAAGTTCCTGCACTTCATGCCCACGCCCGAGCACCACGGTGCGGCGGCTGAGTTCCTCGGATCACTGGCTGCCTCCGGCTACATATTCCCAATGGTTGGAGTGGTCGAGACCGTGTGCGGCTTCCTGCTGTTGACCGGCCTGTTCGTGCCACTGGCGTTGATCCTACTGGCGCCGGTGACGTTAAACATCGTCGCCTTCCACGCCTTCCTCGATCCGGCCGGCATAGCGGTGGCCGCGCTGCTGGCCGTGCTCCACGTTTACCTTGGCGTGGCCAACATCGACCGCTTCAACGCCCTGCTGCGTTCCAGGTAG
- a CDS encoding cation acetate symporter: MSVSAWTYLFVGLSFSLYLGIAWRSRVRDTRGFFVAGRGVPAMANGMATAADWMSAASFISMAGLISMMGYAGGVYLMGWTGGYVLLALLLAPYLRKFGKFTVPDFIGDRYDSNVARVVAVLCAVFISFVYVAGQMRGVGVVFSRFLEVDINVGVVIGMAIVFVYATLGGMKGITWTQVAQYWVLITAFLVPAIAISIRLTGHALPQVGMGAELLDSASGGGVYLLDKLNQIHADLGFASYTDAFASQRWNRLNVGLTALALMVGTAGLPHVLVRFYTVKNVKAARWSAFWALFFISMLYLTAPATAAFARYYMIDSLQGQSRQELPAWFESWEQTGLIAWFDNGDNRLRYSAGEDNEVFRSGSMAATRMQALATSHQRWLDGTGGEDARPELREAGLSGPDRDIIVLATPEMAGLSAWIIALMAAGGLAAALSTASGLLLVVSSSVAHDLYYRIINPQASEAKRLAVGRATIGLAVVVAGIFGIYPPGFVAEVVAFAFGLAAASFFPALVLGIFSRRVGTVPAVSGMVVGIGFTAAYIIGNRFFGMPAWCFGISAQAIGSVGMLLNFAVALLLVPFCKPPGPTVQQLIDRIREPEGSGPAVDIETAAGQ; the protein is encoded by the coding sequence ATGAGCGTTTCGGCGTGGACCTACCTCTTCGTGGGCCTGAGTTTTTCGCTGTACCTGGGCATCGCGTGGCGAAGCCGCGTGCGCGACACCCGCGGGTTTTTCGTGGCTGGGCGCGGAGTACCCGCGATGGCCAACGGCATGGCCACTGCCGCCGACTGGATGAGCGCCGCCTCGTTCATCTCCATGGCCGGATTGATTTCCATGATGGGCTACGCGGGCGGCGTGTACCTCATGGGATGGACGGGCGGCTACGTGCTCCTGGCCCTGTTGCTGGCGCCCTACCTGCGTAAGTTCGGCAAGTTCACGGTGCCCGACTTCATCGGCGACCGCTACGATTCGAACGTAGCGCGCGTTGTGGCCGTGCTGTGCGCCGTCTTCATCAGCTTTGTTTACGTGGCCGGACAGATGCGCGGCGTGGGCGTGGTCTTCTCGCGCTTCCTCGAGGTCGACATCAATGTGGGCGTCGTCATAGGCATGGCCATCGTCTTCGTCTATGCCACCCTGGGCGGCATGAAGGGCATCACCTGGACGCAGGTGGCCCAGTACTGGGTACTCATTACTGCCTTCCTCGTCCCCGCCATAGCCATCAGCATACGCCTGACCGGCCACGCGCTGCCGCAGGTGGGCATGGGTGCCGAGCTGCTCGACAGCGCATCGGGTGGTGGCGTGTACCTGCTCGACAAGCTCAACCAGATCCACGCCGACCTCGGCTTTGCCAGCTACACCGATGCCTTTGCCTCGCAGCGCTGGAACCGGCTCAACGTGGGCCTTACGGCGCTCGCGCTCATGGTGGGCACGGCTGGCCTGCCGCACGTGCTGGTACGTTTTTACACCGTCAAGAATGTGAAGGCCGCGCGCTGGAGCGCATTCTGGGCGCTGTTTTTTATCTCCATGCTCTACCTCACCGCGCCGGCCACGGCCGCGTTTGCGCGCTACTACATGATAGACAGCCTGCAGGGGCAGAGCCGACAGGAACTGCCCGCCTGGTTCGAGAGCTGGGAACAGACCGGGCTCATCGCCTGGTTCGATAACGGCGACAACCGCCTTCGTTACTCAGCCGGTGAAGACAACGAGGTGTTCAGGAGCGGCAGCATGGCGGCTACGCGCATGCAGGCACTGGCTACCAGCCACCAGCGCTGGCTGGACGGTACCGGCGGCGAAGACGCGCGGCCCGAACTGCGCGAAGCCGGCCTGTCGGGGCCCGACCGCGACATCATAGTGCTGGCCACGCCCGAAATGGCCGGCCTGTCGGCGTGGATCATAGCGCTCATGGCAGCCGGCGGACTGGCGGCGGCGCTGTCGACGGCCAGCGGCTTGCTGCTGGTCGTATCGTCGAGCGTCGCCCACGATCTTTACTACCGCATCATCAACCCGCAAGCGTCCGAGGCCAAGCGACTGGCCGTGGGCAGGGCCACCATAGGACTGGCCGTGGTGGTGGCGGGCATATTCGGAATCTATCCACCGGGCTTCGTAGCCGAGGTTGTAGCGTTTGCCTTCGGACTGGCGGCGGCGAGCTTCTTTCCGGCCCTGGTACTGGGTATTTTCTCTCGCCGCGTGGGCACCGTGCCTGCCGTAAGCGGCATGGTGGTGGGCATCGGCTTTACTGCCGCCTACATTATAGGCAACCGTTTTTTCGGCATGCCGGCCTGGTGCTTCGGCATAAGCGCCCAGGCCATAGGCTCGGTGGGCATGCTCCTCAACTTTGCCGTGGCCTTGCTGCTGGTGCCCTTCTGCAAACCGCCGGGGCCCACCGTGCAACAGCTCATCGACCGCATACGCGAGCCCGAAGGCTCCGGCCCGGCCGTCGACATCGAGACCGCAGCCGGGCAGTGA
- a CDS encoding CoA-binding protein, translated as MEAVPEIPRRLLTDCRIIAVVGLSDDPGRASHRVAAYLLAAGYEIEPVNPRVASVLGRDCSPDLASLPQPVDIVQVFRRSQYAGEVVDAAIEAGIPAVWLQDGVVDEQAAARAQQAGMDVVMDRCMMRDHALLDL; from the coding sequence GTGGAAGCGGTACCCGAAATTCCCAGGCGGCTGTTGACCGACTGCCGCATCATTGCCGTGGTCGGGCTGTCTGACGACCCCGGCCGCGCCTCGCACCGGGTGGCAGCCTACCTGCTGGCCGCCGGTTACGAAATCGAGCCCGTAAACCCGCGCGTGGCAAGCGTGCTCGGGCGCGACTGCTCACCCGACCTGGCCTCGCTGCCGCAGCCGGTAGACATCGTACAGGTATTCCGACGCTCGCAGTACGCGGGCGAGGTGGTCGACGCGGCCATCGAAGCCGGCATCCCCGCCGTTTGGTTGCAGGACGGCGTAGTCGACGAACAAGCCGCCGCGCGCGCGCAGCAGGCGGGCATGGACGTGGTCATGGACCGCTGCATGATGCGAGACCACGCGCTGCTGGACCTGTAA
- a CDS encoding BON domain-containing protein has translation MIKNNLKPVGSTFLSRLALAVVPLLLGGLLAGCWPVALGGAAAGGYYAGKDDRPVGQIIDDTGIELSIKAAYAADDEISVWDIKVDSHDGNVKLFGKVPSRKVGRKAVKLAEAVRGVEDVADNLTVDNE, from the coding sequence GTGATAAAAAATAACCTCAAACCCGTCGGTTCCACTTTCTTGTCCCGCCTTGCGCTGGCCGTTGTACCGCTGCTGCTGGGTGGCTTGCTGGCCGGCTGCTGGCCGGTTGCACTGGGCGGCGCGGCCGCCGGTGGTTACTACGCCGGCAAGGACGACCGCCCGGTAGGGCAGATCATAGACGACACCGGCATAGAGCTGAGTATCAAGGCTGCCTACGCCGCGGACGATGAGATAAGCGTGTGGGACATCAAGGTCGACAGCCACGACGGCAATGTAAAGTTGTTCGGCAAGGTGCCCAGCCGCAAGGTTGGTCGTAAGGCGGTCAAGCTGGCCGAAGCCGTGCGCGGAGTAGAAGACGTGGCCGACAACCTCACTGTCGACAATGAATGA